One Drechmeria coniospora strain ARSEF 6962 chromosome 01, whole genome shotgun sequence genomic region harbors:
- a CDS encoding UDP-glucose,sterol transferase: protein MAGVDGNQARPVMILTTPDGQVGHPDLNSPSLNSPPLHSPPLNSPPVDPAEEVSAMEPDESKASQAGSRPRKLSEPFLMKHVGPRRPATLMKWHTAELPAKGVPAASPLGKRLGALDLYDFTAETGRPMDEVDSTSSSEDDDTVLSATSSSIRIDAATRPAMRRSRTSSRTVHEEAHHRFKWLHIGHKQGCCTCRGRVKRDGRLRITVDETTHTGYMAKALGAAAERVRPKRRGTSYFIPPDAAHVPTHLPRLNIVIMVIGSRGDAQPFLKIGKVLKEQYGHRVRIATHPAFRDFVERDSGLEFFSVGGDPSELMAFMVKNPGMIPSLESVRAGEIGRRRAMMADMFEGFWRACIHPTDDVTDCQNRSMLGDKDPFIADAIIANPPSFAHIHCAEALGVPLQLVFTFPYTPTHAFPHPLASIKRSNADAGYTNFISYPLVEVVVWQGLGDLINNFRVKTLRLDPVSTLWAPGAAYRMHVPYTYLWSPALVPKPSDWSDEIDVSGFVFLDLAASFKPPADLEEFLAAGDKPIYIGFGSIVVDDANLFTEMIFEAVEKAGVRALISKGWGGLGADDIPDGVFMLDNIPHDWLFPKVEACVIHGGAGTTAIALKCALPTMVVPFFGDQHFWGSMIGRSGAGPMPVPYKRLDADMLAEGIQYLLTDEAKDAAAKIAESIERDGDGAANAVRSFQTHQHLYGPTTMRCSLLPNRTAVWRLKNCPVRLCPLAVDVLVDAGLITWSKLRLLRHTEWNDFEGPGEPVTGVAGSLTKTLRDVFGGIGVAPYRLGRTAKRRIRNRMRRKSRAKGHESNGDGPEHKLTDETSTDGAEADDGVAVGPGREEYITDVTSSVGRTARAIVRAPADLMLALAQGFHNAPRLYGDPTVRRPTRITGFHSGLVASHREFVYGLYDGVTGVVRFPVRGARSNGAKGLVKGIGMGLTGLVLKSTSAFIGPVGFTLQGVVKQMERRNRPDGFIRRARITQGQRESQGLTDAERTTVEETVTDGWDIMMQLAGEVCNEERLRGISGQIDRVILDTEFMFASVEVAKRYLKDMRGGKGLETIVTEFLERCARRDESTK, encoded by the coding sequence ATGGCTGGAGTGGACGGTAACCAAGCGAGGCCGGTCATGATCCTGACGACGCCAGACGGTCAGGTCGGCCACCCAGACCTCAATTCGCCATCACTCAACTCACCGCCGCTCCATTCACCGCCGCTCAATTCACCGCCCGTGGAtccggccgaggaggtgtCGGCGATGGAACCCGACGAGAGCAAAGCTTCGCAAGctggctcgaggccgagaaagTTGTCGGAACCGTTCCTGATGAAGCACGTTGGCCCACGACGTCCCGCCACTCTCATGAAATGGCACACGGCCGAGCTCCCTGCAAAGGGTGtgcccgccgcctcccccctCGGCAAGCGCTTGGGTGCCTTGGATCTCTACGACTtcacggccgagacgggccggccgatggacgaggtcgactcgacctcctcgtcggaggATGACGACACCGTCCTTTccgccacctcgtcgtccatccgCATCGACGCAGccacgaggccggcgatgcgCAGATCCAGGACCAGCAGCAGGACCGTTCATGAGGAGGCCCACCATCGGTTCAAGTGGCTTCACATCGGCCACAAGCAAGGCTGCTGCACCTGCAGGGGCCGCGTGAAGCGGGACGGTCGGCTGcgcatcaccgtcgacgagaccaCCCACACGGGATACATGGCCAAGGCcctcggtgccgccgccgagagggTGCGGCCGAAGCGACGAGGCACCTCGTACTTCATCccgcccgacgccgcccacgTGCCGACGCACCTGCCCCGCCTCAACATCGTCATCATGGTCATCGGCTCCCGCGGCGATGCCCAGCCCTTCCTCAAGATCGGCAAGGTCCTCAAGGAACAGTACGGCCACCGGGTGCGCATCGCCACCCACCCGGCCTTTCGCGACTTCGTCGAAAGGGACTCGGGCCTCGAGTtcttctccgtcggcggcgacccgTCCGAGCTGATGGCCTTCATGGTCAAGAACCCGGGCATGATCCCGTCGCTTGAGAGCGTCCGCGCCGGCGAGATCGGCCGCCGGagggccatgatggccgaCATGTTCGAGGGCTTCTGGCGGGCCTGCATCCACCCGACCGACGACGTGACCGACTGCCAGAATCGATCGATGCTCGGAGACAAGGACCccttcatcgccgacgccatcatcgcgAACCCGCCGAGCTTCGCCCACATCCACTgcgccgaggccctcggcgTGCCGCTCCAGCTCGTCTTCACCTTTCCCTACACGCCGACCCACGCCTTCCCGCACCCGCTGGCGAGCATCAAGCGAtccaacgccgacgccggctaCACCAACTTCATCTCCTAcccgctcgtcgaggtcgtcgtctgGCAGGGGCTCGGCGACCTCATCAACAACTTTCGCGTCAAGACGCTGCGCCTCGACCCCGTCTCGACCCTGTGGGCCCCCGGTGCCGCCTACCGCATGCACGTTCCCTACACCTACCTCTGGTCCCCCGCGCTCGTGCCGAAGCCGTCGGATTGGAGCGACGAGATTGACGTCTCCGgcttcgtcttcctcgacctcgccgcctcgttcAAGCCGCCGGCCGACCTGGAGgagttcctcgccgccggcgacaagCCCATCTACATCGGCTTCGgatccatcgtcgtcgacgacgcgaaCCTCTTCACCGAGATGATATTCGAGGCCGTCGAAAAGGCCGGCGTCCGCGCCTTGATCTCCAAGGGCTGGggtggcctcggcgccgacgacatACCCGACGGCGTCTTCATGCTCGACAACATCCCCCACGACTGGCTCTTCCCCAAGGTCGAGGCGTGCGTCatccacggcggcgccggcacgacggccatcgCCCTCAAGTGCGCCCTCCCCACCATGGTCGTCCCCTTCTTCGGCGACCAGCACTTCTGGGGCAGCATGATCGGTCGCTCGGGCGCGGGGCCGATGCCCGTGCCCTACAagcgcctcgacgccgacatgcTCGCCGAGGGCATCCAGTACCTGCtcaccgacgaggccaaggatgcCGCGGCCAAGATTGCCGAATCCATcgagcgcgacggcgacggcgccgccaacgccgtccGGTCCTTCCAGACCCATCAGCACCTCTACGGGCCCACCACGATGCGCTGCTCCCTTCTCCCGAACCGGACCGCCGTCTGGAGGCTGAAGAATTGCCCCGTGAGGCTGTgcccgctcgccgtcgacgtgctcgtcgacgccgggcTCATCACCTGGTCGAAGCTGCGCCTCCTGCGGCACACGGAGTGGAATGACTTTGAAGGGCCCGGCGAGCCCGTGACCGGCGTCGCGGGATCGCTGACCAAGACGTTGCGGGATGTCtttggcggcatcggcgttgCTCCCTATCGACTGGGCAGGACGGCCAAGAGGAGGATCCGGAACAGGATGCGGAGGAAGAGTCGAGCGAAAGGGCACGAGtccaacggcgacggcccgGAGCACAAGCTGACGGACGAAacgtcgacggacggcgccgaggccgacgacggcgtcgctgTCGGCCCCGGCCGAGAGGAATACATCACCGACGTCACCTCCAGCGTCGGCAGAACCGCCCGCGCCATCGTCAGGGCGCCCGCCGATCTgatgctcgccctcgcccaggGCTTCCACAACGCCCCGCGCCTGTACGGCGACCCGACCGTGCGCCGCCCGACGCGCATCACCGGCTTCCACTCGgggctcgtcgcctcgcatAGGGAGTTTGTCTACGGCCTTTACGACGGcgtcaccggcgtcgtccgCTTCCCTGTCCGCGGCGCCAGGAGCAACGGCGCCAAGGGACTCGTCAAGGGCATCGGCATGGGCCTCACCGGCCTGGTCCTGAAGTCGACGTCCGCCTTCATCGGCCCCGTCGGCTTCACCCTCCAAGGCGTCGTCAAGCAGATGGAACGGCGCAATAGGCCGGATGGCTTCATCCGCCGCGCGCGCATCACCCAGGGACAGCGCGAGTCGCAGGGCCTGACCGACGCGGAGCGCACGACCGTCGAGGAGACCGTCACCGACGGTTGGGACATCATGATgcagctcgccggcgaggtgtGCAACGAGGAGCGTCTTCGGGGCATTTCCGGTCAGATTGACcgcgtcatcctcgacacgGAGTTCATGTTTGCCAgcgtcgaggtggccaagAGGTACTTGAAAGATATGCGAGGCGGCAAGGGGCTGGAAACGATCGTGACCGAGTTTCTGGAGCGATGCGCAAGAAGGGACGAATCCACCAAGTAA
- a CDS encoding pre-mRNA-splicing factor spp2, with amino-acid sequence MAGPEKGRIAIKFGAPSSSKATAPRPQSSLGKRPRHHALGGASESESDEDDHRLGRAELITGFGEHGAETETEKRARELVKRVLVIQRQPNRDWRAEARAQSRGKNLLPEEARVQRDGNSTVIETAPADQDAPIQWGLSVKEKPSTADDDVPIEEDMAGDEKGEGAQPAPEPCPERTVDDEAMDALLGRGTTKKTAIIQPLSEDDAYQRDAAAAGADSTLEDYEAMPVEEFGAALLRGMGWNGEDRGPKAKEARRRPNRLGLGAKELKGEEDLGGWNQKDGKKKRPRLDEYRREENKRKESRRQEDSYKSERERERDGHRSRDRHGDSNRHRDRDRDRDRDRDRDRGRYHRDGRR; translated from the coding sequence ATGGCTGGACCAGAGAAAGGCCGCATCGCCATCAAGTTCGGCgctccctcgtcgagcaaGGCAACGGCTCCTCGCCCACAGTCCAGCCTCGGCAAACGCCCTCGTCACCACGCCCTGGGAGGAGCTTCCGAATCCGAATCCGATGAGGACGACCACCGGCTGGGACGTGCAGAGCTCATCACTGGATTTGGCGAACACGGCGCCGAaacggagacggagaagaGAGCGAGGGAGTTGGTCAAGAGGGTGCTGGTCATCCAGAGGCAACCCAACCGCGACTGGAGGGCAGAGGCGAGGGCGCAGAGCCGGGGCAAGAACCTACTGCCCGAGGAGGCGAGGGTGCAACGTGACGGAAACAGTACCGTGATTGAAACGGCGCCAGCAGACCAGGATGCTCCGATCCAGTGGGGTTTATCGGTCAAGGAGAAGCCGTcgaccgccgacgacgatgtaCCGATCGAGGAGGACATGGCCGGGGACGAGAAAGGCGAGGGTGCACAACCAGCGCCAGAGCCATGTCCGGAGAGAactgtcgacgacgaggccatggacgcgctgctcggccgcggcacgACGAAGAAAACGGCCATCATCCAACCCCTctccgaggacgacgcctaccaacgcgacgccgccgccgccggtgccgactcCACCCTCGAGGATTACGAAGCCATGCCGGTCGAGGAGTTTGGTGCCGCTCTTCTTCGAGGCATGGGATGGAACGGAGAGGATCGTGGGCcaaaggccaaggaggcgcgacgacgccccaaccgcctcggtctcggcgccaaggagctcaagggcgaggaggacctCGGCGGATGGAACCAAAAGGACGGCAAGAAGAAGCGGCCACGGCTGGACGAGTATCGCCGAGAGGAGAACAAGCGCAAGGAGAGCCGGAGGCAAGAGGACAGCTACAAgagcgagcgcgagcgcgagaGGGACGGCCACCGATCTCGGGATCGACATGGGGATAGCAACCGGCATCGCGATCGGGATCGCGACCGGGACCGAGACCGGGACCGAGACCGGGGCCGATATCACAGAGACGGTCGCCGCTGA
- a CDS encoding MYB and HSA domain protein produces MTEVGHPDLSRLLQSKRNECSAIVTSRKRKLRELFAVATHADSLPDDAFANPDAPAATAAEWQFLQASDILQGKTLNESNIPARPSPSLDKFNRSIARIANPASSRPSQTPAAVVVQKESSGVQGQTPSSNAAVGKQGVASPATAPTAPPTGPTKPSRAAKLQQAQHSIPNLPSPARQATASQTLSSQHELAKEKSSRGPTKAPAGNENGLPEQAECTQHLEQATPAVEPKPPSLTNVSREAIALPGSRSHLAAASDNTSSLEGKLVADASKIPEAASTPASTAASATTPAVHDVSTDTSPDNEDPLPLDSTEKQRRRPSNVAQSPEAGVDGHDQAPSAEAQLLREAVQSKPTPQVSIPAPAPDSDAPKPAPPLTIAQAQVGGAHGSAGPRTSSPSPHSQAQAPVTEVPDSQGGTPDAMDVDADVGQAGPDKKPEQKVLASREPNLPTQNAMPSPTQKQASLDQPQARIAERAVTRVSSGAMRPKSVSDIVGSTARTTANDNDRDAVSKSDHDQLTPVTSTPQSPASRPKNNVAARKDRARGHGSTVIFGKHPKRVDETVLATGHKESTIQPSEDYYTPLFVQNFVGSSNWMQPLERVLFQANKTISTPDAHFVIQDHQACRVLRRVYHLQQHDKWSLRQPKRCPEPTRPPSQWDVLLQEMKWMRTDFREERKWKRTVSRNLAHACAAWHAATAEERKLLQVPAVIPPTAEVDVSMADADEDAAENQSMPDLMPSGDVESPQNEDDIVEGFVDTVAPSAIFALQDDDVVFGLRRTPAGDKLLEELPLYGSPLKVPKFDMSGPEYDPDAHWRRPALPLSRYVEGDMKLMQPGPRRKRSRFSYHNEDSDGDQDGDFGGSLAVHSVQVPPVTDEVSLFHSDSKHIRDRLHAGHQFRPPSEHAMPNQGFYESRSPSQWTMAEDDELRGLVREHSYNWSLISSMLCPKSFFVAGAERRTPWECFERWINLEGLPADMQKTQYFKAYNSRIETAQRVIAQQNQLAAQQASASGGAITPVRRRPSVPLRVEKRRNQKHLTMFDAMRKLAKKRETAAQKQQHSASQSAASKKPNDAVAHRPAKTPRDYSLMRWERDQALADKMAQYAMREAQRRAATQARAQGQGQAQAQAQAQAQAQAQAQAQAQAQAQAQAQAQAQAQAQAQAQAQAQAQAQAQAQAQAQAQAQAQAQAQAQGQVQGQVAMQGQVPGPVQAASIQGALATGVPGQNGTHVAGNANVNGVGRPMSSQLAAAVAASQGRQRMPMQAPANAAGVVHAQMNGGLSAPAQMNGMPQASMQAMQARHGMPNPNQVPNNTVMMQRAQMISDQQRAAVVQAQQQQQQQQAQAASATPGGAAVQHLTPPLRNGVNGLNQQNFMNNAQAMMASYGTAATPVANGAHVSPPANGLHMPSAASPTPGQRMHSQLPPSITAQLNHIEQNFRAKNPNLTPEQARQMATEHLTRAMMAQRQNAMNAAAGAAGQAGIANSMAATTSPHQYAALLRQQQQQQAAQQHQQQQHQQHQLQQQHQQQGGQPQAKQQQQRHNAYESTPVASTGTPTAASASPPVQIHQRAASGSATPSATGK; encoded by the exons ATGACTGAGGTCGGCCACCCCGATCTTTCGAGGCTGCTTCAATCCAAGCGCAATGAATGCAG TGCAATCGTGACGTCGCGGAAGCGGAAGCTGCGCGAACTCTTCGCGGTCGCGACACACGCCGACAGCCTACCCGACGATGCCTTTGCGAATCCAGACGCGCCAGcggccaccgccgccgaatGGCAATTCCTGCAAGCAAGCGACATCTTACA AGGCAAGACGTTGAACGAATCAAATATCCCTGCGAGACCAAGTCCATCGCTGGACAAGTTCAACCGATCGATCGCCCGCATCGCGAACCCCGCTTCCAGTCGTCCATCGCAAacccctgccgccgtcgtggtgcAAAAGGAGTCGTCAGGAGTCCAGGGTCAGACTCCAAGTTCCAATGCTGCTGTTGGAAAGCAGGGAGTAGCGTCTCCCGCCacagcgccgacggcaccccCGACGGGCCCCACGAAACCATCGCGAGCAGCCAAGCTGCAGCAGGCGCAGCATTCGATCCCCAActtgccgtcgcccgcccGGCAGGCTACTGCGAGCCAAACTCTTAGTTCTCAACACGAGCTAGCAAAGGAAAAGAGCAGCCGTGGACCGACAAAGGCACCGGCAGGCAACGAGAACGGCCTTCCAGAGCAGGCAGAGTGCACCCAACACCTTGAGCAGGCAACACCCGCCGTCGAACCGAAACCTCCCTCCTTGACGAATGTGTCCAGAGAGGCGATTGCGCTGCCTGGGTCTCGCAGTCACTTGGCAGCTGCGTCGGATAATACGTCCTCTCTGGAGGGGAAACTCGTTGCCGACGCATCCAAGATTCCGGAGGCAGCGTCGACCCCGGCCTCGACTGCCGCAAGTGCTACGACACCAGCCGTTCACGATGTATCGACGGATACGAGTCCAGACAACGAGGACCCGCTCCCGTTGGATTCAACAGAGAAGcaacgacgtcggccgagcaACGTTGCCCAGAGCCCCGAGGCCGGGGTGGATGGGCACGATCAAGCGCCCAGCGCCGAGGCCCAGTTGCTGCGTGAAGCCGTTCAGTCCAAGCCGACGCCCCAAGTATCGATTCCAGCTCCCGCCCCCGATTCCGACGCACCAAAACCTGCGCCCCCTCTCACCATCGCTCAAGCACAGGTCGGGGGGGCTCATGGCTCTGCGGGGCCACGCACCTCGTCCCCAAGTCCTCATTCCCAGGCCCAGGCCCCCGTGACGGAAGTGCCGGATAGTCAAGGCGGGACGCCGGATGCCATGGATGTGGACGCCGATGTGGGCCAGGCAGGGCCGGACAAGAAGCCGGAACAAAAGGTCCTGGCCTCTCGTGAACCTAACCTGCCGACCCAGAATGCGATGCCCTCTCCCACGCAGAAGCAAGCGTCACTGGATCAACCACAAGCACGGATTGCGGAGCGAGCTGTTACCAGGGTGTCATCCGGCGCCATGCGACCAAAGTCCGTCAGCGATATTGTGGGAAGCACGGCGCGCACAACTGCGAACGACAACGATCGGGATGCCGTCTCCAAATCCGATCATGACCAGCTCACGCCCGTCACGTCCACCCCGCAGTCACCGGCCTCCAGGCCCAAGAACAACGTGGCCGCGCGAAAGGATCGAGCCAGGGGCCACGGTTCGACCGTCATATTCGGCAAGCATCCGAAGCGTGTCGACGAGACGGTGCTGGCCACGGGTCACAAGGAGTCGACGATTCAACCTTCCGAAGACTACTACACGCCCCTATTTGTCCAGAACTTCGTCGGATCCTCCAACTGGATGCAACCTCTCGAGCGAGTTCTCTTCCAAGCCAACAAGACCATCTCCACGCCCGACGCCCACTTCGTCATTCAAGACCACCAAGCCTGTCGAGTGCTCCGGCGGGTCTACCACCTGCAGCAGCATGACAAGTGGTCGTTGCGGCAGCCGAAGCGCTGCCCGGAGCCGACCAGGCCGCCTTCGCAATGGGATGTTCTGCTGCAGGAGATGAAGTGGATGCGGACCGATTTCCGCGAGGAGCGCAAGTGGAAGAGGACCGTTTCGCGGAATCTGGCCCATGCGTGCGCGGCATGGCACGCGGCCACTGCGGAGGAACGGAAGCTTCTCCAGGTTCCGGCCGTGATCCCTCCGACAGCAGAGGTCGACGTATCCATGGCCGACGCGGATGAAGATGCCGCAGAGAACCAGTCGATGCCGGATCTCATGCCGTCGGGTGACGTCGAATCGCCCCAAAACGAGGATGACATTGTCGAGGGCTTCGTCGACACGGTAGCCCCCTCTGCAATATTCGCTctgcaggacgacgacgttgtcTTTGGGCTCCGGAGAACGCCTGCCGGCGACAAGCTGTTGGAAGAGCTACCCCTGTATGGGTCTCCTCTCAAGGTTCCCAAGTTCGACATGAGCGGTCCCGAGTACGACCCTGACGCGCATTGGCGTCGCCCTGCCCTACCCCTGAGCAGgtacgtcgagggcgacatGAAGCTCATGCAGCCTGGGCCTCGACGAAAGCGCAGCCGGTTCAGCTACCACAACGAGGATTCCGATGGCGATCAGGACGGCGACTTTGGCGGCTCGCTGGCGGTGCACAGCGTTCAGGTGCCACCCGTCACGGACGAGGTGTCGCTCTTCCATTCCGATTCGAAGCACATTCGCGACCGCCTCCACGCGGGCCACCAGTTCCGCCCCCCGTCAGAGCATGCGATGCCGAACCAAGGATTCTACGAGTCGCGAAGTCCGTCGCAGTGGACGAtggccgaagacgacgagctccGCGGCCTCGTGAGGGAGCACTCGTACAACTGGTCTCTCATCTCGAGCATGCTCTGCCCCAAGtccttcttcgtcgccggcgcagaGAGGCGGACGCCTTGGGAGTGCTTCGAGCGATGGATCAACCTCGAGGGCCTGCCGGCGGACATGCAGAAGACGCAATACTTCAAGGCCTACAACAGCAGGATCGAGACGGCGCAAAGGGTCATCGCCCAGCAGAACCAGCTGGCCGCTCAGCAAGCCAGCGCGTCCGGAGGAGCCATCACGCCGGTGCGACGGAGGCCGTCGGTGCCCCTTAGGGTGGAGAAGCGACGCAACCAGAAGCACCTGACCATGTTCGACGCCATGAGGAAGCTTGCCAAGAAGCGAGAGACGGCAgcgcagaagcagcagcattCGGCATCCCAGAGCGCTGCGAGCAAGAAACCGAACGATGCCGTCGCTCACAGGCCGGCCAAGACGCCGCGGGACTACAGCTTGATGCGATGGGAACGAGATCAGGCTCTTGCGGACAAGATGGCGCAGTATGCGATGCGCGAGGCGCAGAGACGAGCCGCCACGCAGGCCAGGGCGCAGGGTCAGGGCCAAGCGCAAGCGCAAGCGCAAGCGCAAGCGCAGGCCCAGGCccaggctcaggctcaggctcaggctcaggctcaggctcaggcgCAAGCacaggctcaggctcaggctcaggctcaggctcaggctcaggctcaggctcaggctcaggctcaggctcaggccCAGGCGCAAGCccaggctcaggctcaggccCAGGCGCAAGCCCAAGGCCAGGTTCAAGGCCAAGTCGCAATGCAAGGCCAAGTCCCAGGGCCAGTACAAGCTGCTTCGATTCAGGGCGCGCTGGCGACCGGAGTGCCTGGACAAAACGGGACACACGTTGCCGGAAATGCCAACGTgaacggcgtcggccgtcccATGTCAagccagctcgccgccgcagtgGCCGCTAGCCAAGGACGTCAACGGATGCCCATGCAAGCTCCCGCCAACGCCGCTGGAGTGGTGCACGCGCAGATGAACGGCGGCCTGTCGGCTCCGGCCCAGATGAACGGGATGCCCCAGGCCTCGATGCAGGCCATGCAGGCTCGACACGGGATGCCGAACCCTAATCAGGTGCCGAATAACACGGTGATGATGCAGCGTGCCCAGATGATCTCGGACCAGCAGCGGGCTGCTGTCGTTcaagcgcagcagcagcagcagcagcagcaggcgcaAGCCGCTTCCGCAACCCCTGGGGGGGCTGCAGTACAGCATCTCACGCCTCCCTTGCGCAATGGAGTCAACGGGCTTAACCAGCAGAACTTCATGAATAACGCGCaggcgatgatggcctcgTACGGCACGGCTGCGACGCCTGTGGCGAACGGTGCCCACGTGTCGCCGCCAGCCAACGGCCTGCacatgccgtcggcggccagcccGACTCCTGGGCAGCGGATGCACTCCCAACTGCCTCCGAGCATCACCGCGCAGCTCAATCACATCGAGCAGAACTTCAGGGCCAAGAACCCGAATCTGACACCGGAGCAAGCGCGTCAGATGGCGACGGAGCACCTCACGCGAGCCATGATGGCGCAGCGGCAGAACGCCATGAACGCCGCTGCGGGCGCGGCAGGTCAGGCCGGTATCGCTAAcagcatggcggcgacgacgagtccgCATCAGTATGCGGCCCTTCTCaggcaacagcagcagcagcaggcggcgcagcagcatcagcagcagcaacaccagcagcaccagcttCAGCAGCAACACCAGCAACAAGGGGGGCAGCCTCAGgcgaagcagcagcagcagcgtcaCAACGCTTACGAGTCTACTCCCGTCGCGTCGACCGGCACCCCAACCgctgcgtcggcgagcccACCGGTGCAGATTCACCAACGGGCGGCAAGCGGCAGTGCGACTCCATCCGCTACAGGCAAGTAG